Proteins from a single region of Noviherbaspirillum saxi:
- a CDS encoding flavin-dependent monooxygenase: MMRQGTSDNVETAEGLIERARALAPILAQRAPQAERDAKIPDETIADFQKAGFFRVLQPKRYGGYEMDPDVFYGIQMALAEGCMSSAWVYGVVAVHNWQIALFDERAQEEVWGRDSTVLTSSTYMPVGKVTEVDGGFRLSGHWGFSSGSEHCDWVLLGALVRPKDSDGAPEYRTFLLPRADYRIVRNWDVMGLRGTGSHDIVVEDAFVPEYRTHKAIDGFACDSPGNRVNTAPLYRLPFAQIFVRAVSTGSIGALQGAINLFLQSAPARVSSNTGQKTTEDTGAQLACADAQAAVDEMKAVLQRNFSVMMKAADEGQPLPVKTRVQYRYHSAAVAERSAAHVSRLLRYCGGRGIYLSNPLTRVFLDVHAARSHVANNVDPFARNYGGMLLGRDNADFFV, translated from the coding sequence ATGATGCGACAGGGAACGTCGGACAATGTTGAGACGGCTGAAGGTTTGATTGAACGGGCACGTGCACTCGCGCCTATCCTTGCCCAGCGGGCTCCGCAGGCCGAGCGGGATGCGAAGATTCCCGACGAAACCATCGCCGATTTTCAGAAGGCTGGCTTTTTCCGTGTGCTGCAGCCGAAACGGTATGGAGGATACGAGATGGATCCCGATGTCTTCTACGGGATTCAGATGGCTCTTGCGGAAGGCTGCATGTCGAGCGCTTGGGTGTACGGCGTGGTGGCGGTGCATAACTGGCAAATTGCGTTGTTCGACGAGCGGGCGCAGGAAGAGGTCTGGGGCAGGGACAGCACGGTATTGACCTCATCCACCTATATGCCGGTCGGCAAGGTGACGGAAGTGGATGGAGGATTTCGCCTCTCCGGCCACTGGGGATTTTCCAGTGGCAGCGAACATTGCGACTGGGTGCTGCTCGGCGCGCTGGTGCGTCCGAAAGATAGCGATGGCGCGCCTGAATACCGTACTTTCCTGTTGCCGCGCGCCGACTACAGAATTGTCCGCAACTGGGATGTGATGGGGCTGCGCGGGACCGGCAGTCACGACATCGTGGTGGAGGATGCATTCGTTCCTGAGTACCGCACGCACAAGGCCATAGACGGCTTCGCCTGCGACAGCCCGGGCAATCGCGTCAATACCGCGCCGCTATACCGGCTCCCGTTCGCCCAGATTTTCGTGCGGGCGGTATCGACCGGTTCCATCGGTGCATTGCAAGGCGCGATCAATCTGTTCCTGCAAAGCGCGCCCGCGCGTGTCAGCAGCAACACCGGCCAAAAAACCACTGAAGACACAGGCGCACAACTCGCGTGCGCCGATGCGCAGGCGGCGGTCGATGAAATGAAAGCGGTATTGCAGCGCAATTTCAGCGTCATGATGAAGGCGGCGGATGAAGGACAGCCATTGCCGGTCAAGACACGGGTGCAGTATCGATATCACTCCGCCGCCGTGGCCGAGCGTTCGGCCGCGCATGTCAGCCGCCTGCTGCGCTATTGCGGCGGCCGCGGCATTTACCTGAGCAATCCGCTGACACGCGTCTTTCTCGACGTGCATGCGGCGCGCTCGCATGTCGCCAACAACGTCGATCCGTTCGCGCGCAACTATGGCGGCATGCTGCTGGGACGCGACAACGCCGACTTCTTCGTCTGA